ATCGCCAGCATGGCGCCGCGGCCGCGGATTTCGCCGATGATGCCGGCCTCGCCCATCTCCGCAACGAGCGCCTCGAAGCGTGCGGTGACGATGCGTTCGATGTTTGCGGCACGGCCGTTGAGGTCGTGCTCCTTCATCGTCTTGATGGCAGCGAGTGCTGCGGCGCAGGCGATCGGGTTTCCGCCGTAGGTGCCGCCGAGGCCGCCGGGGTGCACGGCATCCATGAGGTCCGCGCGGCCCGTGATGGCCGAAAGCGGCAGGCCGCCGGCGATGCCCTTGGCCATCGTGATAATGTCCGGGACAACGCCCTCGTGCGCGGTGGCGAACCATTCGCCGGTGCGGCAGAAACCTGACTGGACCTCGTCGGCGATGAAGACGACACCGTTGTCCTTGGCCCAGGCAGCCAGGGTGGGCAGGAAGCCGTCGGCCGGGACAATGAAGCCGCCCTCACCCTGGATGGGCTCGATCAGGATTGCGGCGACGGAGTCGGCGCCAATCTGCTTCTCGATCATGGTGATGGCGCGGTGTGCCGCCTCTTCACCCTTAATGTCTGCTTCCTCGCGGTAGGGGTAGCTCATGGGCACGCGGTAGATCTCCGGTGCGAACGGGCCGAAGTTCGTCTTGTACGGCATCGCCTTGGCGGTCAGCGCCATGGTCAGGTTGGTGCGGCCGTGGTAGGCGTGGTCGAAGGCGACGATGGCGTCGCGCCCGGTGGCCAGGCGGGCCACCTTGACGGCGTTCTCCACAGCCTCGGCACCGGAGTTGAACAGCACGGTGCGCTTCTCGTGGGTGCCGGGGGTCAGGGCGTTGAGCTCTTCGGCAACCTGGATGTAGCTTTCGTACGGGGTGACCATGAAACAGGTGTGGGTGAAGTGCCCCACCTGCTCGCGGACGGCCTCAACGACGTTGGCATCCGAGGCGCCGACGGAGGTGACGGCGATGCCGGACCCCAGGTCGATGAAGGAGTTGCCGTCAACGTCGGCGATGATGCCGCCGTCGGCGTCCGCTACATAAACGGGAACGGTGGAGGCAACCCCGCCGGCCACAACCGACTTGCGGCGTTCGTTAAGTGCCTGCGACTTGGGGCCGGGGAATGCTCCGAGAATTTGGCGTTTTTGGGCAAGGCGGTACTGGATATCGCTCATGGGAAGTTCCTCTCAATGTTGTTCAAACGCGAACGTGCCGCCGCGCCAAGGGGTTTGTGGGACTTACGCGTCCAGGTTGCTCATGACGTGCTTGATCCGGGTGTAATCTTCCACGCCGTAGATGGAGAGGTCCTTGCCGTAGCCGGACTGTTTGAAGCCGCCGTGCGGCATTTCGGCCGTGAGCATGACGTGGGTGTTGATCCACACCACGCCAAAGTCGAGGTCGCGGGCGAGGCGCATGGCCACGCCGTGGTTGGACGTCCAGACGCTGGATGCGAGGGCATATTCGACGTCGTTTGCCAGCTCGACGGCCTCTTCTTCCGTCTTGAACGTCTGGACGGTGATGACGGGGCCGAAGGTTTCCTGCTGGACAATGTCATCGGTCTGCTTGACACCGTCAACCACTGTGGGTGCGAAGTAGAAGCCCCTGTCGCCAACGCGGGTGCCTCCGGTGACCACCGTGGCGTACTCGGGGATGTTGGCCACCACATCGACCACCTGGTTGAAGTGGTTGATATTGTTCAGCGGGCCGAAGTAGTTCTTGGAATCGTCCTCGTTGCCGGTTTCCAGGCCTTCGGATGCAGTGGCCAGGGCGGCCACGAACTCTTCGTGGGCTGATTCTTCCACAAGAACGCGGGTGATGGCCGTGCAGTCCTGGCCCGCGTTGAAGAAGGCGTATTCCGCAATTTCCTGGGCCGTTTTGCCCAGGTTGGCGTCGGCGAAGACAACTGCCGGGGCCTTGCCGCCGAGTTCCAGGTGGGCGCGTTTGAGGCCCTTTGCTGCCCCGGTGGCCACAGCGATTCCGGCACGCACGGATCCGGTGATGGACACCATGGCGGGGGTCTTGTGGTCAACCATGGATGCGCCCGTGGCACCGTTGCCCAGAACAAAGTTCAGGACGCCTGCCGGAACAATGTCCTTGGCGATGTCGGCGAATACCAGGGTGCTTTCGGGCGTGGTGTCGCTGGGCTTGAGAACAACCGTGTTGCCTGCCGCCAGCGCGGGGCCAATCTTCCAGATGAGCATGAGGAACGGGTAGTTCCACGGGGTGACCTGGGCGATGACACCAACAGGTTCGCGGCGCACAAAGGAGGTGAAGTTCTCCATGTACTCCCCGGCGGAGCGGCCTTCCAACAGTCGTGCCGCACCGGCAAAGAAGCGCAACTGGTCTGCGCCGGCACCAACTTCCTCATCGGCGATCATCTGGCGAACCTGGCCGGTGTTGCGGTGCTGCGCCTCGACAAGTTCGCCACTGCGGGCCTCAACGGCATCGGCAAGTTTCAGCAGCACCCGTTGGCGTTCACCCGGGGTGGCGTGCTTCCACGTCTTGAACGCGGTGGCTGCCGCCTCCATGGCGGCGTCCACATCGGCCTGACTGGAGATGGGCGCCTTCGCCACAATCTCGCCGTTGGTGGGATTGACGATATCCAGGGAATCCGTGCCCGTTACAGGAACAAACTCTCCATTGATGAAGTTCTGCAAGGTCTGGACCACAGTGTTCAACCTCTTTAGCTCGATGTGGAAGGCGGTGTATGCACCGCATATGCGACAGCTTAGGCCCCGCAGCCATCCGAACCGAATAGCCATCTGCACCACTTCACCGTACAGCCGTAGTGCGTTTGTATAGTTGTTCCATGGCACTTTCATTAGCGGACCTCCTCGGCGTACCCAGCTTGCTGCTCAAGAACATGGGTTCCAGCCGAACCCCGCTGACGGCTGCCATCGATTGGGTTGCTGTCACCGAGCTGGAAAACCCGCAGTCCTTCCTCAGCGGCGGGGAACTGGTGCTGACCACGGGAGCCCGGCAGGGCACCGCTGACGCACAGCGCTCCTTTGTCCGACAGATCAAGCGGGCGGGCGCCGTCGGAATTGGTTTTGGCATTGGCTTTGAGCATGAGTCGGTGCCCCCGGCACTCATTGCCGAGGCGAACCGGTGGGGCGTTCCCGTTGTGGAAGTCCCCTACAGCACCCCGTTTATTGCCATCGGCAAGCTCGTGGCCGACGCCCTTTCCTCCGACCATTACATCAAGCTGGAGCGGCTGCTGCGCGAACACCAGGTGCTGGCGCGGGCGCTGTTGACGGGCGGCGGACTGCCGGCGCTGCTGCTCAAGCTCTCCGCCATGGTCTCCGCGGACCTGCTCATCACCCAGTACGGCGGCGAGGTTGCCTCCACCATGCCCGGCACCATCCCGGACGACGGCGCGTGGCATGCGGTTGCGCTGTCAACAGGCAAACGCGATGCCAGCACACTTTGGCTCCGCAAACCGGTTCACGATGACGGGATTGTTGACTACGCGCGCGGCCTGATCAGCATCGAATTGAACAACCTGATGCAGCGAAGGCAGGCGGCACGGCAAATTGCCGGGCAGGTCATTTCCGATGTCATCCGCGGAACGCTGGAGGCAGCGGACTCGGCTGCCAGGTTGGAAAATCTTGGCATCTCCGCCTCGGCAAAAAACTTTGTGCTGTTGGTCAGCTGTGACGAAAGCAAATTTGCAACGCTGTCCACGATCAGTCTGCCTCCCCTCTTGGAGCAGGCGATTGCCGCAACAGTGCATTCCGAGGGTCGGCAGGAATTGCTGCTGGTGGTGCCCACCAAGGCCGGCGACCCCGCCTCGCTGGGCAGGGCCCTGAGCCACCAGATGCACAACGTTGGCATCACGGCACCCGTGGGCATTGGCGGCGCCTATTCCCAGGCGAACGGATTGCGCTGGAGCTACTTTGAGGCCCGTGAGGCAGCCACACGCGGACTGGAGGTCAACGTCCCCGAAAGGCTCAGCCTGACCTCCCTGCTGCTGGCCAGCGAGGACGTGCCCATGGCCGACATGGCCTCAGAGGCGCTGGGGCCCCTGACCTCCTTCGACACCGCGCACGGCTCCGAACTGCTGGACACGTTGGAGACGTATCTGCGGCTCAATGGCTCAGTCGCCGCCGTGGCAGAAGCGCTGTCGCTGCACCGAAACACCGTCCGGTACCGGCTGACCCAGATCGCCGAGCTGACCGGTTACGACCCCGCACTGACGCCGGACCGCGTGCAATTGTGGCTGGCCCTTGCAGTGCGCAGGCTGTCGCCTCCTTCCTGATCCTGGGCACGCTGGGCACGCCGGGCACCGGGCATCCGGGCCCTGCCTCGCCTCCTGTCCGCGCCGAGGCGTGAGATATGGCGACTACGAAGGTTCTAAGTCGCCACATCTCACGTCTCGGCGCAGCAGCGCTTCGTGTTCATTCCTCCACAGGCCGGGCCGAGTGGAACTTGTCCACAGATTTGTCCATGTGGCGTATTTTGGCCCCCTTGCGATCCATTTTTGGCCGCTAATGGGTGTATGAGAACACCCAAACCACTCCCCTGGCCACTGGCCCAACAGGCATTCACCCTCGATCAAGCCGAACGGGCCGGGCTCAGCCGCTCACGCACCCGCGCGCCAGATCTGTGGACGCCCAGCAGAAGCATTCGCATTCCCCACCAAGGCCTGGGCGATTGGCGCAGCATTTGCCGCGCGAACCTCTCCCTGATTCCGGACGGTATCGCCAGCCACAACACGGCAGCCAGCCTCCACGGTCTCTTTCTGCCGTCCCGGCTGGAGAACCACCCACTACTGCAAATCTCTCGGCCCATGGGTCAGGGCAGGCCGCAAAGAAATCTTCTCCGCGGCCACGAATTGTTCTTGGAAGACGGCGACGTGGTCGAGCTTGCGGGCATGCTGGTGACGTCTGTGCAGCGCACACTCCTCGACATTGCCCCGCTGCTGGCCGTTGACGAAATCGTGGAGATCGCGGACCAAATCGTCTGCGCCCATGCGTACAGCTTCAAACCACCAAAATTTCCCATGGTCTCACTGGGCGCACTACACAACTACATCGAGAGGCACACCGGAATGCGGGGGATCCGAAAGGTCCGCGCCGCCATGGAATTAGTGCGTGTCGGTTCGGATTCGCCACGCGAAACACAGCTCCGTCTCCTGATCGAACGGACCCCCCTGCCAGCGTTCGAGTGCAATGTGGAAATCAAGGACCCCAGCGGCACAGGAAGAGTAGGCCCAGATTTGGCCTGCAAGAAGTACCGTACCTGTGCCGAGTACGACGGTGCCCACCACTTCACGGCCGAGCAGCAAGGCAAGGACCACGACCGCGACTTCGTCACTAAATCCCTCGACTGGCACCAGGCCCTGATCAACAACCACGATATGAAGAACGGCGGACAGGTTGCCATCACCAAGATTGCCCGAATGCTTGTCCAGGGCGGGTGGCCGGATCCGCACAATCTGGCCGGACAGTCCCTGCGGGGGAAGCTCAGCACGCGAAGGGACTTCGAATAATGGAAAATTCGGTTCGCCCTCGTCGCGAGACGTGAGATATGGCGAATACAACCCATCTAAGTCGCCATATCTCACGCCTCGGCACTGCCACCGCGGTGATCAGCCCAACACCACACGACTTAGACATCAAACGTCTAACGTCTAACGTTTTACTATTGGAGCAATGTCTCACACTCTGCAGCACCCCCAGCCCCCTGCCCAGACGCCCGCAGCCGCTCATCCGGTTTCCGCACCCAACCCCCAAAAACGGCTCATTGCCGCGTTCGGCATCCTCGCCATCGTGCTCATCGGCCTCAACCTCCGCGCAGGCATCTCCAGCGCCTCGGCCCTGTACCACGACCTGCAACTGGTCGTCGGCTACGGCGCCTTCACGGCGGCACTGCTCCCCTCCATCCCCACGTTGTGTTTCGCGATTGCCGGAGCCGCAACCTCATGGCTGGTCCGCCGCGTTGGCGTTGAGAAGGCCATCGCCATCGCCCTGGTCACGCTGACGGCGGGGTTGGCGCTGCGGGCGGTTCCCAGCGTGGGAATGCTGCTCCTGGGAACGATTGTCAGCATGTCCGGGCTCGCGGTGTGCAACGTGGCCATGCCGTCGTTCATCCGCGAACATTATGCCCATAAAACCGCCGCCATGACGGGCGTTTACACCATCACCATGTCGCTCGGCGCCACCATCTCGGCGGCCGTCAGCGTGCCATTGGCCATGCAGCTGGACTCGCCGTCGCTGGGCCTGGCCGCGTGGGCCATCCTGTCCGTGGTGACGCTGCTCGCCTTCATCCCGATCGCCCTCGCCGCGCACCGCCGACCCGCCGCCGCACCGAGCCCCGCCACGTCACCGTGGAAGCTGCTCAAAACCCGCCAGGGCTTACTGATCACCGCATTCTTCACGATCCAGGCCATCGCCGCGTACTCCATCATCAGCTGGCTGCCCCTGATCCTGATCGACGGCGGCCTCGACCCCGCCACCGCCGGCCTGATGCTCGGCCTGGCGCAGGTGGTCACGGTTGTCACGAACATCGGCCTACTCGCATTGGCCAGCCGCCCCGGCGGTTTGCGCCTCGCGTTCATGCTCGCCAGCGGCTCCTACCTGCTGGGCGCCGTCGCACTTCTGACACTCCCCGCGCCGGCCGCCGTCGCCCCCGCCCTGCTCCTCGGTTTCGGATTTGGCGTGTTCGCCTTGGTCCTGGTCGTCATCAGCAAGAGCGGAAGCACGACGGCGGACGCCACCGCCATGTCCACCGTCGCCCAGTCTGTTGGTTACCTTTTGGGGACGATGGGCCCGTTCGGCCTGGGCCTGGCGCACAGCCTCAGCGGCGGCTGGACCCTGCCGTTAATATTGCTGGTGGGCGTGGCCGCCGCACAGGTGGTGTTGGCCTGGTTGCTCACCGCCACCAAGCGGGACGGCGTTTCCCGGGACAGGGGCGGCCGGAACACGGGCGCAACGACTGCTGTGCCCCTTGCGGAAGGAAGCCCCGCATGAGCCTGACACCCTCCCACCGCGAACCACTTGCCCAAGAGGTCACCGGGAAGCTGAGCCACGCGATCAGCTCGGGAATGTGGGCCGTCAACGAACGCATCCCCTCCGAGCAGGAGCTTATGAAGGAGCTGGGTGTCTCCCGCGGCACCCTCCGGGAAGCCATCAAGTCGCTGGCCCACGTGGGCATGCTGGAAGTCCTGCGCGGCGACGGCACCTATGTGCGGGCCACCAGTGAAATTGCCGGGGCGACGCAAAAGCTGATCGGCCGGCACGGCAACCAGCACGTAGTGGAGGTCCGGCTCGCCCTCGACACCCAGGCAGCACGGTTGGCCGCGCTGAACGCCACGGATGCGCAAAAAGGTGAGATGCGCGCGCTGCTGGCGGACCGGCGTCGTGCATGGGAAGCGAAGGATGTGGCCGGATGGGTCGCCCACGACTGGGAATTCCATCTGGCCGTGGCCCGGGCGTCCGCGAACCCGCTGCTGGCCGGCCTCTACGAGTCCTTCGGCGATGTTGTCCGCAGCGACGTTGCAGCGCACAGCGGCGGCCAGGGCGACGGCTGCCCGCAGGAAGGCCACGAGGACCTGCTTGCGGCCATTGAGGCCCGCGACCCGGACGCCGCATTTGAGACAGCCGCCGAGAACCTGGGGGAGTAGCCCCGTCAAGGCCGGCGCCGCCGGCTTAGCCGACGACGGAGGCGCCGCGGGAGACGTTGACCATGTCGTCGCGGGGCACCACCTTGACGCGTTCGCGCTGCACGGGGCCGTCCTCGGAGGCTGCGGCACCGAGCGCCTTTTCGTGGGCATCCAGTTCCAGCCAGCCTTCCCAGCTGGTGAATTCCACGCCGCGGGAATCGAGCAGCTCAACGATCGTCTCCGGTGCAGGCTCGGCGGCCAGCGGCAGTTCTGCACGGTCGGCGAGCAGGTGCGTGATGGTTTCGAGGGCGTCGCCCTTGGTGCTGCCGATCAGGCCCACCGGTCCGCGCTTGATCCAGCCCGTCGCGTAGAGGCCCGGCACATGGGTTCCGTCGGCACCCAGAACGCGTCCGCCGTCGTTTGTGACAACGCCGCGGCGGTGGTCAAACTCAACGTCCGGCAGGGCCGAGCCGAAGTAGCCCACGGAGCGGTAAACAGCCTGGACCGGGTAGTCGATGAACTCGCCGGTGCCGCGTGCGTTGCCTGTCCCGTCCAGCTCGGTGCGCTCGAATTTGATGCCGGTGACCCTGCCGTCGTCGCCCGTGATCTCGACCGGGTTGTGGAGGAAGTGCAGGTGGAGGCGTCGGGAGGCACCCGTGGCGGGGTCGGCGGCGTCGTCCTCCTGCTCGACGAGCCAGTTGGTGAGCGTGTTGACCATGGTCTTGACCTGGTTGTTGGTCTTGACGGCGGCATCGGAGGCCTCGTCGAAGTCGAAGTCCTCCTCGTAGAGCACAATGTCAACGTCTTTGGAGTGGCTCAGCTCCCGCAGCTCCATCGGTGTGAACTTCACCTGTGCCGGGCCTCGGCGGCCGAAGATGTGCACGTCGGTGACGGGCGAGGCCTTCAGGCCCTGGTAGACGTTGTCCGGGATTTCGGTGACGAGCATGTCGTCGGCGTGTTTGGACAGGACGCGGGCCACGTCAAGGGCCACATTGCCGTTCCCGATCACGGCGATCTCCTTGGCGGTCAGCGGCCATTCGCGGGACACGTCGGGGTGGCCGTCGTACCAGGAGACGAAGTCCGCGCCGCCGTAGGAGCCGTCCAGCTCGATGCCAGGAATGTTCAGGTCCGCGTCCTTGATGGCCCCGGTGGCGAAGATGACGGCGTCGTAATGCTTCGCCAGGTCCTCGAGCGCCAGGTCCGTGCCGTAGTCGACGTTGCCGAAGAAGCGGATGTCGCCGCGGTCCAGCACCTTGTGAAGGGCGTTCATGATGCCCTTGATGCGCGGGTGGTCCGGGGCGACGCCGTAGCGGATCAGGCCGTACGGGGCAGGGTATCGGTCGAACAGGTCAATACTGACGACCAGGCCGTCGCGCACTGCCGCGCTCTTGGTAATCATGTCCGCCGCATAGACGCCGGCGGGGCCTGAGCCAATGACGGCGATGCGCAACGGACGCTCCTGGGTTCCGGGCGCAGCTGGAGTGTGTGATGACACGGAGGTGCTCATTTCGTTGTGTGCAAAGGGCTTATGGATAAGTCTAAGAGAGAGAACTGATAGTTTCCCGCGTGCCGTAGTTGGCCGTGGCGAGTTCTTCCGGGGCGAGCGGGCTGACCCGCACCACATCGCCGACGACGACGACCGCCGGGTTGCGCACCTGGCCCGCCTGGGCGAGGGCCGTGATGGTGCCAAGCGTGCCGATCGTGACGCGCTGGTTTTTGGCGTAGCCGTTTTCGATGATGGCCACCGGGCAGTCCCTGCCGCGGCCCGCCGCTTCAAGAATCGGCATGGAGCGGTTCAACGTGCCCACCCCCATGAGCAGGACCACCGTGTGGTCGCTGCCGTGCGGGACGTTTTCCAGCTCTTCGTGGCCGCTGATCATGGTGAACGCCTTGGCCAGGCCACGGTGCGTGACGGGAATTCCTGCCGCTGCCGGGACACTGACGGCACTGGTGACACCCGGGACAACTTCCACATCCACGCCGTTTTCGCGGCAGGCGATGGCTTCCTCCCCGCCACGGCCCAGCACGTAGGGGTCCCCGCCCTTGAGCCGGACCACCCGGTTGCCGGCTTGGGCTTCGCGAACCAGGATCGCGTTGATCTCTGTTTGTGGAACGGGGTGGTGGCCAGGGGTCTTGCCGACCTCGATGATTTTGACGTTTTCGCCCAGTGTTTCCAGCAGCCCGCGGGGTCCGAGCCTGTCGGCCACCACGACGTCGGCCTCGGCCAGAAGTCTGCGCCCGCGCACCGTGATGAGGTCCTCGGCGCCGGGGCCGCCGCCGACGAGGGCAACGGAACCGCTTCGGCGGCCGAGCTTGTCGATATCCCGGCTGACAGGGCCGCCTGCCGTGCCCCGGAATCTCTGCAGCGGCAGTTCCCCGGTTTCCAGTGCAGCCGCAATGGCGTTGCGGATGGCCACGGCACGCAGTGGGTCTCCCCCGGCGTTGACGGCCACCTTGATGTCTTCAACTGTCGCAACGGCGGGCGTCCACGCGGCCGATTCCTGGGTGTCGGAGTGGTTGACGCACCAGACACGGTTCCATTCGGCGTCGGCCGCCACGCGGGCGTCCACTTCCAAGCTGCCCGTGGCTGCCACGGCGTACCAGGCGCCGGTCATGTCGGCTGCTTCGTAGCCGCGGCCGAGCCAGGTGATCAGGCCGGCGTCAGCCAATTCCTGTGTCGGGGCGCTGAGAACGGGAGAGACCAGCGTGACCCGGGCTCCGGCGTCGAGCAATGCCTTGGCCCGGCGGGCCGCAACGGCGCCGCCGCCCACCACGAGGACGGGGCGGCCGAGCAGCCGGAGCGAGGTTGGGTAAAGATCCACAATTGCCATGTCTTCGACCTTAGGGACGGCCGATATCGAGGGACAAGGGGCGCGTTACACCAGTTCACGCGGCGTCATGGGAGGACACATTCCGCGAGTTTCATGACGGTACCATTGCGCCGCCGGTAACGGGGCCACCCCGCGGCGGGACGCCCCGCCACAACCGTCCCCAGGACGATTGGATTCGAAAAGAAGCTTCTGCTAGCCGCCCACAACCTCAAGGATGGCCTCGATCTCAATGGCCCTGCCACCGGGCAGCGAGGCGAAACCCAGCGCGCTTCGGGCATGATGGCCGTATTCCGGACCGAAGAGTTCATGGATGAGGTCCGAGGCCCCATTGATAACGTCCCCATGTTCCGTAAAGTCCGGCGTCGCCTGCACACAACCCATCAAGCGGACCACCCGCAGTCCTTCCAGCGTGCCGTGTGCCTTGCGGGCAGATGCCAGGAGGCTCAGTATTGCCTCCCTGGCCGCCTGCTGCCCCTCCTCGACGGTAAGGTCATGGCCCAGCCGGCCCGTGCCCGGGCTGGTATGGCCGGACGTCAAGTAGAGGGAGCCCACTTTGGCACATAGGTTCAGGTAGTCGGATGGTGCCCCCTCGGCCGGCATGCCGAGAGCCAGTGCGCGTTCATCGATAGTTTTCATTAGGATCTGCTTTCGGAAAGGGGATGGCTAAATGTTTGCCGTGAAGACGGTTGCCGGACTGACAATCCACAGCACCTCAGCCATGCTATCCTCCGGTTCC
This genomic interval from Arthrobacter sp. PAMC 25486 contains the following:
- the gabT gene encoding 4-aminobutyrate--2-oxoglutarate transaminase; the protein is MSDIQYRLAQKRQILGAFPGPKSQALNERRKSVVAGGVASTVPVYVADADGGIIADVDGNSFIDLGSGIAVTSVGASDANVVEAVREQVGHFTHTCFMVTPYESYIQVAEELNALTPGTHEKRTVLFNSGAEAVENAVKVARLATGRDAIVAFDHAYHGRTNLTMALTAKAMPYKTNFGPFAPEIYRVPMSYPYREEADIKGEEAAHRAITMIEKQIGADSVAAILIEPIQGEGGFIVPADGFLPTLAAWAKDNGVVFIADEVQSGFCRTGEWFATAHEGVVPDIITMAKGIAGGLPLSAITGRADLMDAVHPGGLGGTYGGNPIACAAALAAIKTMKEHDLNGRAANIERIVTARFEALVAEMGEAGIIGEIRGRGAMLAIELVQPGTANTTKEVNAEAAKAIAGACLAAGVIILTCGTYGNVIRLLPPLVISDELLNDGLDVLSDAIRASA
- a CDS encoding gamma-aminobutyraldehyde dehydrogenase encodes the protein MVQTLQNFINGEFVPVTGTDSLDIVNPTNGEIVAKAPISSQADVDAAMEAAATAFKTWKHATPGERQRVLLKLADAVEARSGELVEAQHRNTGQVRQMIADEEVGAGADQLRFFAGAARLLEGRSAGEYMENFTSFVRREPVGVIAQVTPWNYPFLMLIWKIGPALAAGNTVVLKPSDTTPESTLVFADIAKDIVPAGVLNFVLGNGATGASMVDHKTPAMVSITGSVRAGIAVATGAAKGLKRAHLELGGKAPAVVFADANLGKTAQEIAEYAFFNAGQDCTAITRVLVEESAHEEFVAALATASEGLETGNEDDSKNYFGPLNNINHFNQVVDVVANIPEYATVVTGGTRVGDRGFYFAPTVVDGVKQTDDIVQQETFGPVITVQTFKTEEEAVELANDVEYALASSVWTSNHGVAMRLARDLDFGVVWINTHVMLTAEMPHGGFKQSGYGKDLSIYGVEDYTRIKHVMSNLDA
- a CDS encoding PucR family transcriptional regulator, with product MALSLADLLGVPSLLLKNMGSSRTPLTAAIDWVAVTELENPQSFLSGGELVLTTGARQGTADAQRSFVRQIKRAGAVGIGFGIGFEHESVPPALIAEANRWGVPVVEVPYSTPFIAIGKLVADALSSDHYIKLERLLREHQVLARALLTGGGLPALLLKLSAMVSADLLITQYGGEVASTMPGTIPDDGAWHAVALSTGKRDASTLWLRKPVHDDGIVDYARGLISIELNNLMQRRQAARQIAGQVISDVIRGTLEAADSAARLENLGISASAKNFVLLVSCDESKFATLSTISLPPLLEQAIAATVHSEGRQELLLVVPTKAGDPASLGRALSHQMHNVGITAPVGIGGAYSQANGLRWSYFEAREAATRGLEVNVPERLSLTSLLLASEDVPMADMASEALGPLTSFDTAHGSELLDTLETYLRLNGSVAAVAEALSLHRNTVRYRLTQIAELTGYDPALTPDRVQLWLALAVRRLSPPS
- a CDS encoding CynX/NimT family MFS transporter — its product is MSHTLQHPQPPAQTPAAAHPVSAPNPQKRLIAAFGILAIVLIGLNLRAGISSASALYHDLQLVVGYGAFTAALLPSIPTLCFAIAGAATSWLVRRVGVEKAIAIALVTLTAGLALRAVPSVGMLLLGTIVSMSGLAVCNVAMPSFIREHYAHKTAAMTGVYTITMSLGATISAAVSVPLAMQLDSPSLGLAAWAILSVVTLLAFIPIALAAHRRPAAAPSPATSPWKLLKTRQGLLITAFFTIQAIAAYSIISWLPLILIDGGLDPATAGLMLGLAQVVTVVTNIGLLALASRPGGLRLAFMLASGSYLLGAVALLTLPAPAAVAPALLLGFGFGVFALVLVVISKSGSTTADATAMSTVAQSVGYLLGTMGPFGLGLAHSLSGGWTLPLILLVGVAAAQVVLAWLLTATKRDGVSRDRGGRNTGATTAVPLAEGSPA
- a CDS encoding FadR/GntR family transcriptional regulator — translated: MSLTPSHREPLAQEVTGKLSHAISSGMWAVNERIPSEQELMKELGVSRGTLREAIKSLAHVGMLEVLRGDGTYVRATSEIAGATQKLIGRHGNQHVVEVRLALDTQAARLAALNATDAQKGEMRALLADRRRAWEAKDVAGWVAHDWEFHLAVARASANPLLAGLYESFGDVVRSDVAAHSGGQGDGCPQEGHEDLLAAIEARDPDAAFETAAENLGE
- a CDS encoding FAD-dependent oxidoreductase is translated as MSTSVSSHTPAAPGTQERPLRIAVIGSGPAGVYAADMITKSAAVRDGLVVSIDLFDRYPAPYGLIRYGVAPDHPRIKGIMNALHKVLDRGDIRFFGNVDYGTDLALEDLAKHYDAVIFATGAIKDADLNIPGIELDGSYGGADFVSWYDGHPDVSREWPLTAKEIAVIGNGNVALDVARVLSKHADDMLVTEIPDNVYQGLKASPVTDVHIFGRRGPAQVKFTPMELRELSHSKDVDIVLYEEDFDFDEASDAAVKTNNQVKTMVNTLTNWLVEQEDDAADPATGASRRLHLHFLHNPVEITGDDGRVTGIKFERTELDGTGNARGTGEFIDYPVQAVYRSVGYFGSALPDVEFDHRRGVVTNDGGRVLGADGTHVPGLYATGWIKRGPVGLIGSTKGDALETITHLLADRAELPLAAEPAPETIVELLDSRGVEFTSWEGWLELDAHEKALGAAASEDGPVQRERVKVVPRDDMVNVSRGASVVG
- the cobA gene encoding uroporphyrinogen-III C-methyltransferase, which codes for MAIVDLYPTSLRLLGRPVLVVGGGAVAARRAKALLDAGARVTLVSPVLSAPTQELADAGLITWLGRGYEAADMTGAWYAVAATGSLEVDARVAADAEWNRVWCVNHSDTQESAAWTPAVATVEDIKVAVNAGGDPLRAVAIRNAIAAALETGELPLQRFRGTAGGPVSRDIDKLGRRSGSVALVGGGPGAEDLITVRGRRLLAEADVVVADRLGPRGLLETLGENVKIIEVGKTPGHHPVPQTEINAILVREAQAGNRVVRLKGGDPYVLGRGGEEAIACRENGVDVEVVPGVTSAVSVPAAAGIPVTHRGLAKAFTMISGHEELENVPHGSDHTVVLLMGVGTLNRSMPILEAAGRGRDCPVAIIENGYAKNQRVTIGTLGTITALAQAGQVRNPAVVVVGDVVRVSPLAPEELATANYGTRETISSLS
- a CDS encoding RidA family protein; translation: MKTIDERALALGMPAEGAPSDYLNLCAKVGSLYLTSGHTSPGTGRLGHDLTVEEGQQAAREAILSLLASARKAHGTLEGLRVVRLMGCVQATPDFTEHGDVINGASDLIHELFGPEYGHHARSALGFASLPGGRAIEIEAILEVVGG